Proteins encoded within one genomic window of Vespula vulgaris chromosome 16, iyVesVulg1.1, whole genome shotgun sequence:
- the LOC127069824 gene encoding inositol hexakisphosphate and diphosphoinositol-pentakisphosphate kinase isoform X16, translating to MSYTELEHGYQGLRSASRPIFYVGDINSVQSNLIGPVASSIYRSSKRAELSEGCGNDDACMGGTELEGEGKQVLVGICAMAKKSQSKPMKEILTRLEEFEYIKIVVFPEEVILKESVEDWPIVDCLISFHSKGFPLDKAINYADLRNPFIINNLPMQYDIQDRRRVYAILESEGIEIPRYAVLDRDSADPKQPISDHELVESEDHVEVNGVIFNKPFVEKPVSAEDHNIYIYYPTSAGGGSQRLFRKIGSRSSVYSPESRVRKTGSYIYEDFMPTDGTDVKVYTVGPDYAHAEARKSPALDGKVERDSEGKEIRYPVILSNAEKLISRKVCLAFKQTVCGFDLLRANGQSFVCDVNGFSFVKNSNKYYDDCAKILGNMILRELAPTLHIPWSVPFQLDDPPIVPTTFGKMMELRCVVAVIRHGDRTPKQKMKVEVRHPKFFEIFAKYDGYKHGHVKLKRPKQLQEILDTARSLLAEIQHRAAGPELEEKQGKLEQLKSVLEMYGHFSGINRKVQMKYQPRGRPRGSSSDDGNNHNRLGEPSLVLILKWGGELTPAGRIQAEELGRIFRCMYPGGQGEYAGAQGLGLLRLHSTFRHDLKIYASDEGRVQMTAAAFAKGLLALEGELTPILVQMVKSANTNGLLDNDCDSSKYQNMVKTRLHELLQQDREFTREDREQINPGNALSINAAMDFVKNPVRCCQHVHALIQKLMDIVRIKKDDPKTKDAILYHGETWELMGRRWGKIEKDFCTKNKRFDISKIPDIYDCIKYDLQHNNHTLQFDHAEELYIYAKYLADIVIPQEYGLTVQEKLTIGQGICTPLLKKIRADLQRNIEESGEETVNRLNPRYSHGVSSPGRHVRTRLYFTSESHVHSLLTVLRYGGLLDVVKDEQWRRAMEYVSMVSELNYMSQIVVMLYEDPTKDPSSEERFHVELHFSPGVNCCVQKNLPPGPGFRPHSRNESSHNMGESGGSGQDSVSQCSTRIEEEDTELSILEDEIINPPVQAETSPTVGHDVVDSTLDSPTTSRGIDMMDLDPNMMDEPYDSGFLQSSAPIPIRHVMRINARTVAGHEAARLGSQLAASQRQRREREASVMVEPRARSYDHQHQEKAEKAADKLQYQSLDAVNKEEHSNYYKNTLNVPVYLGQPIALPHSVSSPELPIPLVQTSTPFSPPLITVHDIPLASPINYNSKKNTSAPSPPKDLLASDLDSYHLSSVNQEQLKNKKTYGGFHTEIILPNIKVDGESNDFDPMSESLSMVNSSSLSLSSHNNLCPIGTTISTVNVANPVENTNNSKRSRSLSPCPTRCLCYNCNVSELILQSRDLPPLERSNFRTYFVRSLSHKFFNCSCYTLANIWQNLSPNLSQCSSCCDIVSSTDSLAQNRGQFLNPSCSLVHLASHSNHKIYKKHYLIPISPEKQISGSQSPIESPSKCNCIFSQRHYLRRDSHGTDLSMLNEAKSASTEEPISHVLRRSNSCPNIITRFNLELVVSHSDPHSYLGNDSSSISSCPQNRRRYSCSDTKKQNVSQHLTDNGILHGHVHSNNSHYHESSHCKSNNHQPKCPRAPFSQLQPQRSFSSPDTRPSIIQPDPTCTARRHRHSISGQMSYFKLLGYNVSKKLTGSTNSLFSTAVISGSSSAPNLKDMIPPHAMIPPHVAAIEGFGGVPPIRPLETLHNALSLRQLDSFLEMMTSAPLFRTPASSPPKYPSPGGSVNPNLNVGGISREYQSSDLEAVRYCKKLNKVPLYITPTPIQYKSCGDGDTCDIRNQPSPTSPNSTGWSSEPQSFLSSEPSSPAPTSTGECSMSISLISNDGAPSYSGAPKFPTTPGLDLDFNDFCMNIDQENHEGRGSVSYTDYYSNEDGQIRKGPSYTSTTQKTVVSSDDLPIDTVDDDEEHTLTLRQTEAQKKQDVKLLFEQVENPNATKSTVGYKKIGRFRVESMEISDDDVRIKEPSSVCSSSDKNKLLTLQKMETTNVERGPTHRSKETRHKRKNFSRSQSVSTPKTFVAKSDTNFSFKSVKSKESFSAMTDKDLEKWKLSKTKSDPSTSCTETQKEPILTMASSLTDSPSVTIGFDIQDEKNE from the exons GCCGAACTGTCAGAAGGGTGTGGTAATGATGATGCGTGTATGGGGGGTACTGAACTTGAAGGAGAAGGGAAACAAGTTCTGGTTGGAATATGTGCAATGGCTAAAAAATCGCAGAGTAAAccgatgaaagaaattttaacacGACTTGAagaatttgaatatattaagATTGTTGTATTCCCAGAAGAAgttattttaaaa GAATCAGTAGAAGATTGGCCTATAGTTGATTGTTTAATAAGTTTTCATAGCAAAGGATTTCCTCTTGATAAAGCTATTAATTATGCTGATCTTCGAAATcctttcataattaataatcttccAATGCAATATGACATTcaa gaTCGTAGAAGAGTCTATGCTATACTAGAAAGTGAGGGTATAGAAATTCCACGGTATGCTGTATTAGATAGGGATTCTGCTGATCCAAAAC AACCCATTTCAGATCACGAGTTAGTTGAATCCGAGGATCATGTTGAAGTCAATGGGGTTATTTTTAACAAACCATTCGTGGAGAAGCCTGTATCTGCTGAAGAtcataacatttatatttattacccAACATCTGCTGGTGGAGGTAGTCAAAGATTATTTagaaaa aTAGGAAGCCGTAGTAGTGTATACTCTCCAGAATCTCGAGTTCGGAAAACAGGCTCTTATATTTATGAAGATTTTATGCCCACTGATGGTACAGATGTAAAAGTATATACTGTAGGTCCTGATTATGCACATGCAGAAGCTAGAAAAAGTCCAGCATTAGATGGTAAAGTTGAAAGAGATTCAGAAGGCAAAGAAATTCGTTATCCTGTTATATTGAGTAAtgctgaaaaattaataagtagAAAAGTTTGTTTGGCCTTTAAACAAACAGTTTGTGGTTTCGATTTATTAAG AGCAAATGGACAGTCATTTGTTTGTGATGTTAATGGATTTAGCTTCGTAAAAAATtccaataaatattatgatgATTGTgcgaagatattgggaaatatgATATTAAGAGAATTAGCACCAACTTTACATATTCCATGGAGTGTACCATTTCAGTTAGATGATCCACCTATAGTACCAACTACGTTTGGCAAAat GATGGAACTACGTTGCGTTGTGGCGGTCATAAGGCATGGTGATAGAACACCAAAGCAGAAGATGAAAGTAGAAGTTCGTCATCCTAA GTTTTTCGAGATATTTGCAAAATATGATGGTTACAAACATGGTCATGTAAAATTGAAGCGACCGAAACAATTACAAGAAATATTAGATACCGCACGTAGTTTGTTAGCAGAAATACAGCATCGTGCAGCAGGTCCTGaattagaagaaaagcaaGGGAAATTAGAACAGTTAAAAAGTGTACTAGAAAT GTATGGTCATTTTTCTGGTATAAATCGTAAAGTACAAATGAAGTATCAACCACGTGGGAGACCGAGGGGAAGTTCTTCCGACGATGGTAACAATCATA atcGACTGGGAGAACCATCTCTTGTTCTAATACTTAAATGGGGCGGCGAATTAACACCAGCTGGACGTATTCAAGCCGAAGAATTAGGAAGAATATTTCGTTGCATGTATCCTGGTGGTCAAG GTGAATATGCTGGAGCTCAAGGACTAGGTTTACTTCGTCTTCATTCTACATTTCGTCATGATTTAAAGATATATGCAAGTGATGAAGGAAGAGTTCAAATGACTGCAGCTGCTTTTGCAAAGGGATTACTTGCATTAGAGGGTGAACTTACGCCAATTTTGGTGCAAATGGTTAAAAGTGCGAACACAAATGGACTTCTTGATAACGATTGTGATAGCAgcaaatatcaaaatat GGTTAAAACTCGTTTACACGAATTATTACAACAAGACAGAGAATTTACTCGTGAAGATCGAGAACAAATTAATCCAGGAAACGCATTAAGTATCAATGCAGCCAtggattttgttaaaaatccTGTTAGATGTTGTCAACATGTTCATGCACTGATTCAAAAACTTATGGATATCGTACGCATAAAAAAGGATGATCCAAAGACAAAAG acgCAATACTTTATCACGGAGAAACGTGGGAATTAATGGGACGTCGCTggggaaaaatagaaaaagatttttgtacgaagaacaaaagatttgatatatcaaaaattcCAGATATTTACGATTGCATTAAATATGACTTGCAGCATAATAATCATACCTTACAATTTGATCATGcagaagaattatatatttatgcgaAATATCTTGCAGATATTGTTATACCTCAg gaaTATGGATTAACTGTACAAGAAAAGCTTACAATAGGTCAAGGTATTTGTACGcctcttttaaaaaaaataagagcaGATTTACAGAGAAATATTGAAGAGTCTGGAGAAGAAACAGTTAATAGATTAAATCCAAG ATATTCCCATGGTGTTTCAAGTCCTGGTCGACACGTACGTACGAGACTATATTTTACAAGTGAAAGTCACGTACACTCTTTGCTTACCGTCTTGCGTTATGGTGGCTTGCTTGAT GTAGTAAAAGATGAACAATGGAGAAGAGCCATGGAGTATGTCAGTATGGTTTCTGAATTAAATTACATGTCACAAATTGTAGTTATGTTATATGAAGATCCAACTAAAGACCCTAGTTCAGAAGAACGATTTCACGTTGAACTACATTTTAGTCCTGGTGTTAATTGTTGCGTTCAAAAAAATTTACCACCTGGACCAGGATTTAGACCACATTCTCGTAACGAAAGTAGTCACAACATG GGAGAAAGTGGTGGTTCTGGACAAGATAGCGTGTCACAATGCAGTACACGtatagaagaggaagatacTGAATTAAGCATTCTAGAGGATGAGATAATAAATCCACCAGTACAAGCT gaAACTTCTCCTACTGTGGGACATGATGTCGTAGATTCAACGTTAGATAGTCCTACAACTAGTAGAGGTATCGATATGATGGATTTGGATCCTAATATGATGGACGAACCATATGATAGTGGATTTTTACAAAGTTCCGCACCTATTCCGATTAGGCATGTAATGCGTATCAA TGCAAGAACAGTCGCTGGTCACGAAGCCGCAAGACTTGGTAGTCAATTAGCAGCTAGTCAAAGACAGAGACGTGAAAGAGAAGCAAGTGTTATGGTGGAACCACGTGCTCGTAGCTATGATCATCAACATCAAGAAAAGGCTGAAAAGG CTGCGGACAAGCTGCAGTATCAGAGCTTGGACGCGGTCAACAAAGAAG aacattCAAATTACTATAAAAACACTTTGAATGTGCCTGTGTACCTGGGACAGCCTATAGCTTTACCACACTCAGTTAGCTCACCAGAATTACCTATTCCTTTGGTTCAAACTTCCACCCCATTTTCACCTCCTTTGATAACCGTACATGATATTCCTTTAGCTTCACCTATCaattataattcaaaaaaaaatacaagtgcACCATCTCCACCGAAAGATCTATTAGCGTCAGACCTCGATAGTTATCATCTCTCTTCTGTGAATCAGGAACAattgaaaaacaagaaaacataTGGAGGTTTCCATACAGAGATAATTCTACCTAATATTAAAGTGGATGGTGAGTCAAATGATTTTGATCCTATGTCAGAATCTCTGTCAATGgttaattcttcttctttatcactTTCTTCTCACAATAATTTATGTCCCATAGGAACAACAATTTCGACTGTCAATGTTGCAAATCCGGTTGAAAATACTAACAATTCTAAACGATCACGATCTTTATCACCTTGTCCTACGAGATGTCTTTGTTATAATTGTAACGTTTCTGAGTTGATTTTACAGAGCAGAGATCTTCCTCCTTTAGAACGTTCTAACTTTAGGACCTATTTTGTACGATCTCTTTCGCATAAATTCTTTAATTGTTCCTGTTATACGTTGGCTAATATATGGCAAAACTTATCGCCAAATCTTTCTCAATGTTCTTCTTGTTGCGACATAGTTTCTTCGACCGATAGCCTTGCACAAAATCGTGGTCAATTCCTAAATCCTTCGTGTTCTTTAGTCCATCTTGCATCTCATtctaatcataaaatatataaaaagcatTATTTAATTCCCATTTCACCAGAGAAACAAATATCTGGTTCGCAGTCTCCCATTGAATCACCATCCAAGTGTAATTGCATTTTTTCACAAAGACACTATCTAAGAAGAGATAGTCACGGCACGGATTTATCAATGTTGAATGAAGCGAAAAGTGCATCGACAGAGGAACCTATTTCTCATGTATTGAGAAGATCAAACTCATGtccaaatataataacaagatTTAATTTAGAACTTGTAGTATCTCATTCTGATCCTCATAGTTACCTTGGCAATGATAGTTCTTCCATATCCTCTTGTCCTCAGAATCGCAGGCGATATTCTTGTTCTgatacaaaaaaacaaaatgtctCACAGCACTTGACAGACAATGGTATTCTGCATGGTCATGTTCACAGTAACAATAGTCACTACCATGAATCCTCTCATTGCAAATCAAATAACCATCAGCCTAAGTGTCCACGTGCACCATTTTCCCAACTCCAGCCTCAACGATCCTTCTCATCCCCAGACACACGACCTTCGATCATTCAACCTGACCCTACCTGCACAGCAAGGCGCCACCGTCACAGTATCTCCGGACAGATGAGTTATTTCAAGCTGCTGGGATATAACGTTAGCAAGAAGTTGACCGGCTCAACAAACAGTCTCTTCAGTACTGCAGTAATCAGTGGATCTTCCAGTGCTCCGAATCTTAAAGATATGATTCCACCGCATGCTATGATTCCACCACATGTTGCtg CGATAGAAGGTTTTGGCGGCGTTCCTCCGATAAGACCATTGGAAACCCTTCATAATGCATTGTCTTTGCGTCAACTGGATTCATTTCTTGAAATGATGACAAGTGCACCTTTGTTTCGAACTCCTGCTTCTTCACCTCCAAAATATCCATCACCTGGGGGCTCAGTCAATCCAAATCTTAACGTAGGAGGCATTAGTCGCGAGTACCAATCTTCCGACTTGGAAGCCGTCAGGTACtgtaagaaattaaataaagtacCCTT GTATATAACACCAACTCCAATTCAATACAAATCTTGTGGCGATGGAGACACGTGTGACATCAGAAATCAGCCATCACCCACAAGTCCAAATA GTACAGGATGGAGTAGCGAACCACAATCATTTCTATCTTCCGAACCATCATCCCCTGCACCAACATCGACAGGAGAATGCAGTATGTCTATCAGTTTAATTAGTAATGATGG AGCACCATCATACAGTGGAGCCCCAAAGTTTCCCACAACTCCAGGTCTTGATCTtgatttcaatgatttttgtATGAATATAGATCAAGAGAATCACGAAGGTCGGGGTAGTGTTTCATATACAGATTATTATAGCAACGAAGACGGTCAAATCCGTAAAGGTCCATCTTATACAAGTACTACGCAAAAGACAGTAGTTTCATCGGACGATCTTCCTATCGATACAGTTGATGACGACGAAGAACATACATTAACGTTGCGTCAAACCGAAGCACAGAAAAAGCaagatgttaaattattattcgaacaaGTAGAAAATCCTAATGCGACAAAATCAACTGTtggttataaaaaaataggaag ATTTCGCGTTGAGAGTATGGAAATATCAGATGACGACGTTAGAATCAAAGAGCCTAGCAGTGTATGTTCATCTTCGGATAAGAATAAATTACTTACCTTGCAAAAAATGGAAACTACTAACGTAGAAAGAGGTCCAACTCACAGAAGTAAAGAGACCAGGcataaaaggaagaattttTCACGATCGCAAAGCGTGTCAACGCCAAAAACGTTTGTTGCTAAATCTGATACAAATTTTAGTTTTAAATCCGTCAAGTCTAAAGAAAGCTTCTCAGCAATGACAGATAAAGATTTGGAGAAATGGAAATTAAGCAAAACCAAGTCAGATCCTTCTACCTCATGTACAGAAACTCAGAAAGAACCGATATTAACTATGGCTAGCAGTTTAACAGATAGCCCTAGTGTAACTATTGGATTTGACATACAAGATGAAAAAAACGAATAG